From the genome of Gracilibacillus salitolerans, one region includes:
- a CDS encoding GNAT family N-acetyltransferase, whose protein sequence is MSDMLVPLYNLGLYQPDTNKDWIIRKPLPPEKHLVVQWVREHFSEKWASECDVACSQTPASCLIAVQNGDILGFACFDVTYLNFFGPTGVVEEARGKGIGRALLLESLEDLKRRGYAYAIIGGAGPVDFYKKAVGAIEIPDSDNGAYKGMLQRKEDVQ, encoded by the coding sequence ATGAGTGATATGCTTGTACCTCTATATAATTTGGGGCTTTATCAACCGGATACAAACAAGGATTGGATAATTCGAAAGCCTTTACCACCAGAAAAACATCTAGTAGTACAATGGGTTCGTGAACATTTTTCTGAAAAATGGGCGAGTGAATGCGATGTAGCCTGTTCACAAACACCTGCATCGTGTCTGATCGCAGTTCAAAATGGTGACATACTCGGGTTTGCATGCTTTGATGTCACTTACTTGAACTTTTTTGGCCCAACTGGAGTAGTTGAAGAGGCGAGGGGCAAAGGAATAGGCCGTGCGCTTTTGTTGGAAAGCTTAGAAGATCTAAAGCGAAGAGGCTATGCCTATGCAATCATCGGTGGTGCAGGACCTGTTGATTTTTACAAAAAGGCAGTAGGAGCGATTGAAATACCGGACTCTGATAATGGCGCATATAAAGGAATGTTACAAAGGAAGGAGGATGTACAATGA
- a CDS encoding carbohydrate ABC transporter permease — MQNVLKVKFLLVVTLLPALLLYTFIVIVPIFWSGYYGFFSWSGISEATFIGWTNYIDVVKDPIFWRALKNNMIIVAASVFGQVPIALILALMLRKTTFFQRFVRSAVFLPMVISTVVVGLIWGYIYNPQFGIVNSFLTAIGLESWTRAWLSDPSVNMYAVSIPIIWNYIGPYLIIFIAAIQNIPSEIEEAAKMDGANGAKKLFYVTLPMMWTTIKVVIVLCISGSLKAFDQVFVMTGGGPAQSTELLATYMYNNTFMTYRYGYGSAVSTMIIIISLVLILISQVVMKRKEEEGVGI; from the coding sequence ATGCAGAATGTATTAAAAGTAAAATTCTTGCTGGTGGTTACCTTACTTCCAGCCTTGTTGCTTTATACTTTTATCGTTATTGTACCAATATTCTGGTCTGGTTATTATGGATTCTTTAGTTGGTCTGGAATTAGTGAGGCAACATTTATCGGATGGACGAATTACATTGATGTTGTTAAAGATCCCATCTTCTGGCGAGCGCTTAAAAACAATATGATTATTGTTGCAGCTTCAGTATTTGGTCAAGTACCTATCGCATTAATATTAGCACTGATGCTCCGTAAAACAACTTTTTTTCAAAGGTTTGTTCGTTCAGCCGTATTTTTACCAATGGTTATTTCAACGGTCGTTGTTGGTTTAATTTGGGGGTATATTTATAACCCTCAATTCGGAATTGTGAATTCATTTTTAACAGCTATTGGTCTAGAGTCATGGACGCGTGCATGGCTTTCAGATCCGAGTGTTAATATGTATGCAGTCTCGATACCGATTATTTGGAACTACATTGGACCGTATTTAATTATTTTCATCGCAGCCATTCAAAATATCCCATCAGAAATAGAAGAGGCTGCCAAAATGGATGGTGCTAATGGAGCAAAGAAACTTTTTTACGTCACACTTCCTATGATGTGGACAACCATTAAAGTTGTTATTGTGTTATGTATTTCTGGTAGTTTGAAAGCTTTTGATCAAGTTTTCGTTATGACTGGTGGTGGGCCGGCTCAATCAACGGAGTTGTTAGCAACTTATATGTATAACAACACCTTTATGACTTACCGATATGGCTATGGTTCTGCAGTATCAACGATGATTATTATTATTAGTTTAGTACTCATTCTAATAAGTCAAGTAGTCATGAAGAGAAAAGAAGAAGAAGGAGTGGGCATTTAA
- a CDS encoding ABC transporter substrate-binding protein, with product MWVLFCLMVLFILSACSEDAADLNGSSENDADNESDDETVDLTVWTWPNNDQTFEDITIPLFQEEYPNINVTVQGFGQDQYADKLSSALIGGDVPDVAMVEINDVVNIKNLELFEDLSQEPYNAGELSEDYLDYFWDYVTNDDGYIFALPKNSAPAAMFYNKPIFEEAGLPTDPEGVHELMATWEDYVNVAEDLTVEGEQWMLGVPPEILNAVTQQAETAYYNENNELQIDNEHFMYVYDTVEQLGDMGAFSPFEQYSPEWNAAIQQGSIATFLFGNWFGKYLKNNTEGAEGEWGVTYAPAYLGTSAYDQGGDFIGIPKEGENKDAAWKFVQFVTQNSENLQAMYEQDELYPAYLDAVDEDWMNNESSFFGGQVTNEIFQVVAEEMAAPYVTENDPVATDGVNSMLTNITLGDMEVEQALEQAKQEIEAKTQ from the coding sequence ATGTGGGTTTTATTTTGTTTAATGGTTTTATTTATTCTGAGCGCTTGTTCTGAGGATGCAGCCGATTTAAATGGTAGTAGTGAAAACGATGCAGACAATGAATCAGATGATGAAACAGTTGATTTAACAGTCTGGACCTGGCCTAATAACGATCAAACATTTGAAGATATTACTATACCACTTTTTCAAGAAGAATATCCGAATATAAACGTTACTGTGCAAGGGTTTGGTCAAGATCAATATGCAGATAAACTTTCTTCGGCACTTATAGGGGGAGATGTCCCTGATGTAGCGATGGTCGAGATAAATGATGTGGTAAATATTAAAAACTTAGAATTATTTGAAGATCTCAGCCAAGAACCGTATAACGCAGGTGAACTATCGGAGGATTACCTGGATTATTTTTGGGATTATGTAACAAACGATGATGGTTACATTTTCGCACTTCCGAAAAATTCTGCACCAGCTGCCATGTTTTATAATAAGCCTATTTTCGAAGAAGCTGGATTACCAACAGATCCTGAAGGAGTACATGAACTGATGGCTACTTGGGAGGATTATGTAAACGTAGCAGAAGATTTGACAGTTGAAGGTGAGCAATGGATGTTAGGAGTTCCACCTGAAATATTGAATGCAGTTACTCAACAGGCAGAAACAGCTTACTATAATGAAAATAATGAATTACAAATTGACAATGAACATTTTATGTATGTATATGATACTGTTGAGCAATTGGGTGACATGGGTGCGTTCTCTCCTTTTGAGCAGTATTCACCTGAATGGAATGCTGCAATTCAACAAGGGAGCATTGCTACATTTTTATTTGGAAACTGGTTCGGTAAATACTTAAAAAACAATACGGAAGGTGCTGAAGGAGAATGGGGAGTAACTTATGCACCCGCGTATCTAGGAACTTCAGCATATGACCAGGGTGGAGATTTTATCGGAATTCCGAAAGAAGGAGAGAATAAAGACGCCGCTTGGAAATTCGTACAATTTGTTACTCAGAATTCAGAAAACTTACAAGCAATGTACGAACAAGACGAACTATATCCTGCTTATTTAGATGCCGTCGATGAAGATTGGATGAATAATGAAAGTTCTTTCTTTGGCGGACAGGTTACAAATGAAATTTTTCAAGTAGTTGCTGAAGAAATGGCTGCACCATACGTAACGGAGAACGATCCAGTAGCAACAGATGGTGTAAATAGTATGCTTACCAATATAACATTAGGTGATATGGAAGTTGAACAAGCTTTGGAACAGGCAAAACAAGAAATTGAAGCAAAAACACAATAA
- a CDS encoding sugar phosphate isomerase/epimerase family protein: MKFGVSSYSLLQALRYDGITVTDIFQWIKEIGATHVEIVPHGFEVSLETATTIRKQAEEVGLEISNYAISANFVTDDKQAFQKEIERVKHHVDIAHALNVKHMRHDAASRTNGTITTFIRDLDQVADACREITTYAASYGIVTSIENHGFYLQGSDRVLALLERVNHPNFRLTLDVGNFACVDEDTSIAVKKCLPYASMVHLKDFYVREQNNQLQEGWIETAGGKKIRGSIVGQGDLPINEILSTISASDYDSWISIEFEGMENCMDGTAYGFSYVKNRLKKEA; the protein is encoded by the coding sequence ATGAAGTTTGGTGTAAGCTCCTACAGTTTATTACAGGCGTTACGGTATGACGGAATAACAGTAACCGACATATTCCAATGGATAAAGGAAATTGGTGCAACACATGTAGAGATCGTACCACATGGATTTGAGGTATCGTTAGAGACGGCAACCACTATTCGTAAACAAGCGGAAGAAGTAGGATTAGAGATTTCCAATTATGCGATAAGTGCAAACTTTGTTACAGACGATAAGCAAGCGTTTCAGAAGGAAATCGAGCGCGTGAAGCACCATGTCGATATCGCCCATGCATTAAATGTCAAACATATGCGACATGATGCGGCTAGCAGGACAAACGGGACAATCACAACATTTATTCGTGACCTAGACCAAGTGGCAGATGCATGCAGAGAGATTACGACTTATGCGGCATCATATGGTATTGTCACTTCTATTGAAAATCATGGGTTTTATTTACAAGGTAGTGATCGCGTGCTTGCATTACTCGAACGCGTGAATCATCCTAATTTCCGTTTGACTTTAGATGTTGGCAATTTTGCTTGTGTTGATGAGGACACATCCATTGCTGTGAAAAAATGTTTGCCATATGCATCAATGGTTCATTTGAAAGATTTTTATGTTCGTGAGCAAAACAACCAATTGCAAGAAGGATGGATCGAGACAGCTGGTGGGAAGAAAATAAGAGGCTCGATCGTTGGTCAAGGTGACTTACCAATAAATGAAATTCTTTCGACCATATCAGCAAGTGATTACGACAGCTGGATATCGATTGAATTTGAAGGAATGGAAAACTGTATGGACGGAACAGCTTATGGATTTTCCTATGTAAAAAACAGGCTAAAAAAGGAGGCATAA
- a CDS encoding sugar phosphate isomerase/epimerase family protein produces MYNPIGVIADGFQKDLWEGLRLAGKLNVQSVQLYAVSGEMDPATITSDTKKRLKEELEANNLTISALCGDLEGHGFQDRSVNAEKVDKSKRILELAVELGSPIVTTHIGIVPEQKNEIYHSMYDACEALGDFATSLQAHFAIETGPEPASRLKAFLDQLPTNGVSVNFDPANMVMVTGDDPVQGVYTLKDYIVHTHVKDGKKLGQVDPRDVYGALGYKPMSHDAIADMVEKGTGFRETSLGQGEVPFDQYFKALEDIGYVGHLIIEREAETNAFENIKQAVEYLQARQKVR; encoded by the coding sequence ATTTATAATCCAATTGGTGTCATTGCAGATGGATTTCAAAAGGACCTCTGGGAGGGACTAAGATTAGCAGGGAAATTAAATGTTCAAAGTGTACAGCTTTATGCTGTATCTGGCGAGATGGACCCAGCTACTATTACATCAGATACGAAAAAAAGACTAAAGGAAGAACTTGAAGCGAATAATCTAACGATATCTGCATTATGTGGAGATTTGGAAGGACACGGTTTTCAGGATAGAAGTGTCAACGCTGAAAAAGTAGATAAGTCAAAAAGAATCCTTGAATTGGCTGTTGAGCTCGGTAGTCCTATTGTAACTACACATATTGGTATTGTGCCAGAGCAAAAAAATGAGATTTATCATAGCATGTATGATGCGTGTGAAGCGCTTGGGGATTTTGCAACATCGTTACAAGCGCATTTTGCAATCGAGACGGGTCCTGAACCAGCCTCACGTCTTAAAGCATTTCTCGATCAATTACCAACCAATGGTGTGTCTGTAAATTTTGATCCAGCAAATATGGTCATGGTCACTGGCGATGACCCTGTACAAGGTGTTTATACACTGAAGGACTACATCGTCCACACACATGTAAAGGATGGAAAGAAATTAGGTCAAGTTGATCCTCGTGATGTTTATGGTGCACTTGGCTATAAGCCGATGAGCCATGATGCGATTGCTGATATGGTTGAGAAAGGAACTGGATTTAGGGAAACATCTCTAGGACAAGGAGAAGTCCCCTTCGATCAGTACTTTAAGGCTCTTGAAGATATCGGTTACGTAGGACATTTAATTATAGAACGAGAAGCAGAAACTAATGCTTTTGAGAACATAAAACAAGCGGTTGAATATTTACAAGCACGTCAAAAGGTGCGATAA
- a CDS encoding Gfo/Idh/MocA family protein: MSQLKVGIIGTGSISHEHLDAYHKLNNVEVYAICDMQKARAEQVAANYQAEYVFEDYNEMLQLEELDAVSICTWNYTHAAITIAALEAGKHVLVEKPLAITVEEAEEIQEVANRSGKVVQVGVVRRFDPNAEMVKEFVDGGMFGEFYYAKASFLRRVGNPGGWFADKEKSGGGPLIDIGVHVIDLCWYLMGKPKPVSISANKYDKLGNRSNIDYVTFYKAADYDPNKNNVEDLANAMIRFANGASLFVDVSYSLHASKDEMGIKLYGTKGGLEIEPELKFMTEQHNTMLNIYPQTDSPKLDVKKAFAKEIEHFVTCCFTGETPISSLEDGVQMMRILHGIYDSAEKNREIILQE; encoded by the coding sequence ATGAGTCAGTTAAAGGTTGGGATAATAGGGACGGGATCCATTTCTCATGAGCACCTCGATGCCTATCATAAGTTAAACAATGTAGAGGTTTATGCGATTTGTGATATGCAAAAAGCACGAGCGGAGCAGGTCGCTGCAAATTACCAAGCGGAATATGTGTTTGAGGATTATAACGAGATGTTGCAGCTAGAAGAACTTGATGCTGTCAGTATTTGTACTTGGAATTACACACATGCTGCAATCACCATTGCAGCACTTGAAGCGGGGAAGCATGTACTCGTTGAAAAGCCACTTGCTATTACTGTAGAAGAAGCGGAAGAGATTCAAGAGGTAGCAAACCGTTCGGGTAAGGTTGTCCAAGTTGGTGTAGTCAGACGCTTTGATCCGAATGCCGAGATGGTAAAAGAATTCGTAGATGGTGGCATGTTTGGTGAATTCTATTATGCCAAAGCATCTTTTCTGCGTAGAGTAGGTAACCCAGGTGGTTGGTTTGCAGACAAAGAAAAATCTGGTGGAGGTCCTCTCATTGATATTGGTGTTCATGTCATTGATCTTTGCTGGTATTTGATGGGTAAACCGAAGCCAGTATCTATCAGTGCAAATAAATATGACAAGCTAGGAAATCGATCAAATATTGACTATGTCACCTTTTACAAGGCAGCGGACTATGATCCGAATAAAAATAATGTAGAAGACTTAGCAAATGCAATGATACGGTTTGCTAACGGTGCATCTTTGTTTGTTGATGTCAGTTATTCACTGCATGCCTCCAAGGATGAAATGGGTATCAAGCTATATGGAACCAAAGGTGGATTAGAAATCGAGCCAGAGCTTAAATTTATGACAGAGCAACACAACACGATGTTAAATATTTATCCACAAACAGATTCGCCGAAACTGGATGTGAAGAAAGCATTCGCAAAAGAAATTGAACACTTTGTTACTTGTTGCTTTACTGGTGAAACGCCAATCAGTTCATTAGAAGATGGTGTACAGATGATGAGAATTCTCCATGGAATCTATGATTCTGCAGAGAAAAATCGAGAAATTATCCTACAGGAATAG
- a CDS encoding extracellular solute-binding protein gives MKRALAFLGILLLFILVACSNDGGDSEQTASEQEPSDSREKTTVSIWHNFAGDDLRAQVVRGLVEQFQEDNPDIIVEEEAIPVDGYRQRISTLAAANELPDVFLTYPGSFTDEFYEGDLIQPITSLFDENPEWKEAFLPGALEVYEYDDGEIYTAPVAMSSTSYLFYNKELFDENNVEVPETWDEFMDVIAVFNEQGITPLAMGNQAPWVAQSTTFGAIADRVTGSDWFFDAVAQEDASFTDPIFVEALEYFKQLVDAGAYQEGANSIDNTQAEQFFAQGNAGMMINGSWTISSLASSGDENILENIGVTVVPSIEEGEGRANTITGGPGGGFLLNSKAEGPEKESALKLIYALSNAEAQKAIAESNSMVMYDVDIDQEKVSPLFYEAFNLVKGVEFAPVYDLYLSASAGESINNGLQEIMLGGDPEAVAEKLQKAQAQSLD, from the coding sequence ATGAAAAGGGCGTTAGCATTTTTAGGGATTCTTTTACTATTTATATTAGTAGCATGTAGTAATGATGGTGGAGATAGTGAGCAAACAGCAAGTGAACAAGAGCCAAGTGACAGTAGAGAGAAAACGACGGTGTCCATTTGGCATAATTTTGCAGGTGATGACCTTCGTGCACAAGTTGTTCGTGGATTAGTTGAACAGTTCCAAGAAGATAACCCTGACATTATCGTGGAGGAAGAAGCAATCCCTGTCGATGGTTATCGTCAACGAATAAGTACTCTAGCGGCAGCTAATGAATTACCTGATGTATTCTTAACTTATCCAGGAAGCTTTACAGATGAATTTTATGAAGGAGATTTAATTCAACCAATTACTTCATTGTTTGACGAGAATCCAGAATGGAAAGAAGCGTTTTTACCTGGTGCTCTAGAGGTATATGAGTACGATGATGGAGAGATTTATACAGCTCCTGTAGCGATGTCATCTACTTCATACCTTTTTTATAACAAGGAACTTTTCGATGAGAATAATGTAGAAGTTCCTGAAACCTGGGATGAGTTCATGGATGTGATTGCTGTATTTAATGAGCAAGGTATTACTCCATTGGCTATGGGTAACCAGGCTCCATGGGTAGCGCAATCTACTACATTTGGTGCAATTGCTGATCGTGTCACCGGTTCAGATTGGTTCTTTGATGCAGTTGCTCAGGAGGATGCATCTTTTACTGATCCTATTTTTGTTGAGGCACTTGAATACTTCAAACAATTAGTCGATGCAGGCGCTTACCAAGAAGGTGCTAATAGTATCGATAATACTCAAGCGGAGCAATTCTTTGCACAAGGAAATGCGGGGATGATGATTAATGGTTCGTGGACCATTAGTAGTTTAGCAAGCTCTGGAGATGAAAATATTTTAGAAAATATTGGTGTAACTGTCGTTCCGAGCATTGAAGAAGGAGAAGGTCGAGCGAACACCATTACTGGTGGACCTGGGGGTGGATTCTTACTCAATAGTAAAGCAGAGGGACCTGAAAAAGAGTCTGCTCTTAAGCTTATCTATGCATTGAGTAATGCGGAAGCACAAAAAGCTATTGCAGAAAGTAACTCTATGGTTATGTATGATGTCGATATTGATCAAGAAAAAGTAAGTCCTTTATTTTATGAGGCGTTTAACTTAGTTAAAGGTGTCGAATTCGCTCCGGTATATGACTTATATTTATCTGCTTCAGCTGGTGAATCTATTAACAATGGTTTACAAGAAATTATGTTAGGTGGAGATCCAGAAGCAGTAGCAGAAAAACTGCAAAAGGCACAAGCACAATCGCTGGACTAA
- a CDS encoding carbohydrate ABC transporter permease, translating to MKQVAGSISHRMKQNKMFYISVAPFLILFCMFSLFPIVASFFLGFTKWNGVGVPEFVGIDNYTQLFNDPVFIKSIYNTIYIWFFSTILTLGLAFILAYLVNHYIHRAKGFFRVVFLFPLLVAPALTAIMISVIFSTNAGIVNSFISLFTDGVFSYEWLRSQFWIKPLIVLIIIWRWTGYHFILYIAGLQTIPSELYDAAKIDGANVIQTIKNITLPLMAPILLVSVITATVGGIQVFDEPYVLTQGTGGVNNSGISMGMYLYQTGFEYFNFGLAAAQSYVLFMLILLVTLVNARFLRNRT from the coding sequence ATGAAGCAAGTTGCTGGTTCTATATCTCATAGAATGAAACAAAATAAAATGTTCTATATAAGCGTTGCTCCTTTTTTAATTTTATTTTGTATGTTTAGTTTATTTCCAATTGTAGCATCATTCTTTTTAGGTTTTACAAAATGGAATGGTGTTGGCGTACCTGAGTTTGTGGGGATTGATAACTATACACAACTTTTTAATGATCCAGTCTTTATAAAATCCATTTATAACACGATTTATATTTGGTTTTTTTCTACTATTTTAACACTTGGTCTTGCTTTTATTTTAGCTTACTTAGTGAATCACTACATTCATAGGGCTAAAGGGTTTTTTAGAGTTGTATTTTTGTTTCCTCTTCTAGTTGCACCAGCTCTTACAGCTATTATGATCAGTGTTATATTTTCTACAAATGCAGGTATCGTTAACTCTTTTATTAGCTTATTTACAGATGGAGTATTTTCTTATGAATGGTTACGTTCACAATTTTGGATTAAACCTTTAATCGTTCTTATTATCATATGGAGATGGACAGGATATCACTTTATTTTATATATTGCTGGATTACAAACCATTCCGAGTGAGTTGTATGATGCAGCAAAAATAGATGGTGCGAATGTCATTCAAACGATCAAAAACATCACACTACCTCTTATGGCTCCCATTTTATTAGTAAGTGTGATTACAGCAACTGTTGGTGGAATTCAAGTATTTGATGAACCATATGTGCTTACACAAGGAACAGGTGGAGTGAACAACTCTGGGATTAGCATGGGAATGTATTTATATCAAACTGGCTTTGAGTATTTTAATTTTGGGCTGGCTGCTGCACAGTCCTATGTATTATTTATGTTGATTCTGCTGGTTACCCTTGTAAATGCGAGATTTTTAAGAAATAGAACATAA
- a CDS encoding carbohydrate ABC transporter permease → MEQNNVLIEEISSIKLRTKNAIFRALKTIFLAVFSLLMIYPLYWLMISAFKTNEEFFQFPYALPREWTFDNITRAWEVADMGRAMINSTVVTVIATVLTVFLGALTAYALSRFKFRFKGFLMVFFLLGMLIPIHSTLVPLFILMNQVGMLNTYWALILPYTAFELPISIFLITAYMASIPKEIEEAAVMDGVGYWGIFFRMMLPLSVPAMSTVAILAFLRYWNEFVFALVFINDSKLKTLPLSLSIFSDGYSTDYGLTMAAMAIAVIPTIIMYVFFQEQIMKGMVSGAVKG, encoded by the coding sequence ATGGAACAAAACAATGTACTAATAGAAGAAATTTCTTCTATTAAACTGCGTACTAAAAATGCCATCTTTCGAGCTTTAAAAACCATATTTTTGGCTGTATTTTCCTTGCTTATGATCTATCCGCTGTATTGGCTGATGATTAGTGCTTTTAAAACGAATGAGGAATTTTTTCAGTTTCCATATGCACTACCAAGGGAGTGGACGTTTGATAATATTACCCGCGCATGGGAAGTAGCAGATATGGGTAGAGCAATGATTAACTCAACTGTTGTAACGGTAATAGCGACTGTTTTAACTGTATTCCTTGGAGCACTGACTGCCTATGCGTTGTCACGATTCAAATTTCGCTTTAAAGGCTTTCTGATGGTGTTTTTTTTACTAGGTATGTTAATTCCCATTCATAGTACACTCGTTCCATTATTTATTTTAATGAATCAAGTGGGGATGTTAAACACGTATTGGGCTTTAATTTTACCGTATACTGCTTTTGAATTACCAATATCAATATTTCTAATTACTGCCTATATGGCAAGTATCCCTAAGGAAATAGAAGAAGCGGCAGTTATGGATGGGGTTGGCTATTGGGGGATTTTCTTTCGAATGATGCTTCCACTTTCCGTACCAGCAATGTCGACTGTCGCTATATTAGCATTTTTACGCTATTGGAATGAATTTGTATTTGCGCTTGTATTTATCAATGATTCTAAACTAAAAACACTACCATTGAGCTTATCTATCTTTTCAGATGGATATAGTACTGATTACGGACTAACAATGGCGGCGATGGCAATCGCAGTCATTCCGACAATTATTATGTATGTATTTTTCCAAGAACAGATTATGAAAGGAATGGTTTCGGGAGCAGTGAAAGGATAA
- a CDS encoding carbohydrate ABC transporter permease: MEKIASKYISYLFVIMLMSLFIFPLIWMFILSTNSKTDIYSFPPPLLPGAELLTNFENLLAQIPFFMNLWNSVYVATSNALLILFVCSFAAYGFARFTNAPGNRAIFLLVIASIMVPPLAGIIPWFMEMKWLGWIDTHWPLIIPTAAYPFGVFWMYQYIKQAVPDELYEACKIDGASDFRIYIQMVIPLIRPGLGALAILSFLNSWQNFQLPLIILNTTEKFTIPLALTNLTTQSGTDVAGIMLGTSISVLPIFIAFILASRHFIEGLTSGSVKS; encoded by the coding sequence ATGGAAAAAATAGCTAGTAAATATATATCATACTTGTTTGTGATTATGTTAATGTCACTTTTTATTTTTCCTTTAATTTGGATGTTTATATTATCTACCAATTCAAAAACAGATATATACAGCTTTCCTCCTCCATTATTGCCGGGAGCAGAACTTCTTACTAACTTTGAGAATTTATTGGCTCAAATTCCCTTTTTCATGAATCTTTGGAATAGTGTGTATGTTGCCACTTCAAATGCTTTATTAATATTGTTTGTTTGTTCATTTGCAGCCTATGGTTTTGCTCGGTTCACTAATGCACCGGGAAACAGAGCGATTTTTTTGCTAGTGATTGCATCCATTATGGTACCGCCATTAGCAGGAATTATTCCATGGTTTATGGAGATGAAGTGGCTTGGTTGGATTGATACACATTGGCCATTAATTATCCCAACTGCAGCGTATCCGTTTGGCGTTTTCTGGATGTATCAATATATAAAACAAGCTGTACCTGATGAATTATATGAAGCATGTAAAATAGATGGCGCCTCTGATTTTCGAATTTATATTCAGATGGTTATTCCATTAATTCGCCCAGGTCTCGGTGCGTTGGCAATTTTATCTTTTTTAAATTCATGGCAAAATTTCCAATTACCATTAATTATTTTAAATACTACAGAAAAATTTACGATACCTTTAGCGTTAACTAATTTGACGACACAATCTGGTACAGATGTTGCTGGTATTATGTTAGGAACTTCTATCAGTGTTCTTCCAATTTTTATCGCTTTTATACTTGCAAGTAGACATTTTATCGAAGGATTAACAAGTGGATCAGTAAAATCATAA
- a CDS encoding ROK family transcriptional regulator: MYYAKQRISKDMMKQYNQKLVLRILMKEGAVSKSTLSKITGLTLPAITDIVDSLEQYRLIKNIGESKTNRGRFPTLYKIEENVLKVIGIGITSKQLNVSFYNLNGGELAYYSEGLPKNTSPDNIISKITLVINDLLTKHGFQKSEILGVGVGMHGIVDFKRGVAIYPPHLDWENVPIKEKLEEQTGLPVLVDNDCNALTLAESWFGKAQEENSFIVVNVDYGIGAGIMIDRKIFHGIDFGAGQIGHTIVNDDGPLCSCGNYGCLEALASENSIVEQVKKKIKKGFPSIINDEKKILDKMTITDVYDAVAKDDTLVINVVEEAARYVGIAVSTLVNIINPEKIILTGSLVQQVPDPIFNCLVDSFSKNALKTNTKKLEVVKSDLQDNAIPLGAASQWINELLLGTLPLNREIETAQEQ, translated from the coding sequence ATGTACTATGCCAAGCAGAGGATCAGTAAAGACATGATGAAGCAGTACAATCAGAAATTAGTTTTGCGTATTTTAATGAAAGAAGGTGCTGTATCTAAATCGACATTATCTAAAATCACAGGACTTACCTTACCAGCTATTACTGATATTGTAGACTCTTTAGAGCAATATAGATTGATTAAAAATATAGGTGAGTCGAAAACTAATAGAGGGAGATTTCCTACTTTATATAAAATAGAAGAAAATGTTTTAAAAGTTATTGGAATAGGAATCACTTCTAAACAACTTAACGTTTCTTTCTATAATTTGAATGGGGGAGAATTAGCCTATTATTCAGAAGGATTACCAAAAAATACGTCACCAGATAATATTATCAGTAAAATCACTTTAGTAATTAATGATTTGTTAACGAAACACGGTTTTCAAAAATCTGAAATATTAGGTGTTGGGGTTGGTATGCATGGCATTGTAGATTTTAAAAGAGGTGTAGCGATTTATCCCCCACATTTAGACTGGGAGAACGTACCTATCAAAGAAAAACTAGAAGAACAAACGGGCTTACCTGTTTTAGTGGATAATGATTGTAATGCATTAACTTTAGCAGAATCTTGGTTTGGAAAGGCACAAGAAGAAAATTCTTTTATCGTGGTCAATGTTGACTACGGTATCGGTGCAGGTATTATGATTGATAGAAAAATATTTCATGGAATAGATTTTGGAGCAGGTCAGATTGGACATACCATCGTAAATGATGATGGACCTTTATGTTCATGCGGTAATTATGGCTGTCTAGAAGCTCTAGCAAGTGAAAATTCTATTGTGGAGCAAGTGAAAAAAAAGATCAAAAAAGGGTTTCCTTCTATCATAAACGATGAGAAAAAAATATTAGATAAAATGACAATAACGGATGTTTACGATGCTGTCGCAAAAGATGACACATTAGTGATAAACGTTGTAGAGGAAGCTGCTAGATATGTAGGAATTGCTGTCTCAACATTAGTTAATATCATCAACCCAGAGAAAATCATCCTAACAGGAAGCCTTGTTCAGCAAGTACCTGATCCCATTTTTAACTGCTTAGTCGACTCTTTTTCAAAAAACGCCTTAAAAACAAACACTAAGAAATTAGAAGTTGTGAAATCAGATTTACAAGATAATGCCATCCCATTAGGAGCAGCAAGCCAATGGATTAATGAACTACTTCTTGGAACATTACCATTGAATCGGGAGATAGAGACTGCACAAGAGCAGTAA